The Triplophysa rosa linkage group LG15, Trosa_1v2, whole genome shotgun sequence genome has a segment encoding these proteins:
- the LOC130565639 gene encoding armadillo-like helical domain-containing protein 4 isoform X2 — translation MLTGAALQSLVLAAVCLSSWAVPLRNITSSEEDRRTESNTPSLEPPEVSSERSLSSFSSRVHEALGGVTAVDGEDRTLRWDSSYHTRTADGQQTKALPEESLSAAADLSPTEPSPSPDRPSETTDHIQPESTPEPEEETSLNISGGSAVRLLTSRAVEVTDVWTEALHLQTEAVNVEPSSQDLLTDATMSSEDLPLIFEPFEDVTPARNSALASRLSVAVAPTAVTAEDAELMVSMDTEHTSSLSGLLDWPSSWQTSQTQNKTTEHDGKTENDDLAQRMTATSSDVVPIPKTDTEDVESKEEADEDEEDDGMDSDEEESEEDLTETSMTPPSRPPYSLIPPPPVWMQGNHGLVRSWVELIREKAGYVSGMLAPVGIGLAGALLLVGALYSIRLIHRRRRENVKHQRSRPPREVRSGPDNAMLLADSSEDEF, via the exons ATGTTGACCGGTGCGGCGCTCCAGAGTCTCGTGCTGGCAGCGGTGTGTCTTTCCAGCTGGGCCGTCCCGCTCAGAAACATCACTTCATCAGAAGAGGACAGAAGAACAGAATCAAACACACCTTCACTTGAGCCGCCTGAAGTCTCTTCTGAGCGTTCGCTCTCCTCCTTCAGCAGTCGTGTCCACGAGGCGTTGGGTGGCGTGACGGCTGTAGATGGTGAGGACAGAACGCTCCGCTGGGACTCTTCATATCACACACGGACAGCAGACGGACAGCAGACCAAAGCCCTTCCAGAAGAATCTCTCTCAGCGGCAGCAGATCTGTCCCCCACAGAGCCCTCTCCATCACCTGACCGACCCTCAGAGACCACAGACCACATCCAGCCGGAGAGCACACCCGAACCAGAGGAGGAAACATCTCTGAACATCAGCGGCGGATCAGCCGTCCGTCTCCTGACGTCCAGAGCCGTGGAGGTTACTGATGTCTGGACGGAAGCGCTTCATCTGCAGACAG AGGCTGTGAACGTCGAGCCGTCGTCTCAGGATCTGCTCACAGACGCCACCATGTCCTCTGAAGACCTGCCGTTGATCTTTGAGCCCTTTGAGGACGTCACACCGGCGAGAAACTCAGCGCTGGCATCCCGACTGTCTGTCGCCGTGGCGCCCACAGCTGTAACCGCGGAAGATGCTGAGCTTATGGTCTCCATGGATACAGAGCACACGTCCTCTCTCTCGGGACTGCTGGACTGGCCCTCGTCATGGCAGACGTCACAAACGCAGAACAAGACGACAGAGCATGATGGGAAGACCGAAA ATGATGACCTCGCCCAGAGGATGACTGCCACATCATCTGACGTCGTTCCGATCCCAAAGACAGACACAGAAGATGTGGAGTCTAAAG AGGAGGCAGATGAAGACGAGGAAGACGATGGGATGGATTCTGATGAAGAAGAGAGCGAAGAGGACCTAACAGAAACCAGCATGACGCCTCCCAGCCGTCCCCCCTACAGCCTCATACCTCCTCCTCCGGTCTGGATGCAGGGGAACCACGGCCTGG TACGCAGCTGGGTTGAACTCATCAGAGAGAAG GCCGGTTACGTGTCGGGCATGTTGGCACCCGTCGGCATCGGACTGGCCGGAGCTCTTCTGCTGGTGGGCGCTCTGTACAGCATCAGACTCATTCATCGCAGGAGGAGAGAAAACGTCAAACATCAGAGAAGCAGG CCTCCCAGAGAAGTGCGGAGCGGACCGGACAATGCCATGCTGCTGGCTGACAGCTCAGAGGATGAGTTCTGA
- the LOC130565643 gene encoding zona pellucida sperm-binding protein 4-like: MAKTWFMGQALAFCVWFCAVCHAGPQFNHFPQEPQSPVFQQTEQQFSAKLPLQKPAVQSEALDKCAVADYEQIQCGQPGISGAECDAINCCFNEQRCYYGMSVTVQCMRDGQFVLVVARDVTLPRLSLNTVRLLGGNEASCGPVGSTPSFAVYQFPVTACGTSMMEENGYVVYENGMTSGFDVGIGPLGSITRDSQFELLFQCRYSATAVEALVVEVNTVPAPPPVAAPGPLRVELRLANGQCVTKGCAEGDEAYTSYYGEDEYPVTKVLREPVYVEVRILERTDPNLVLLLGHCWATSTPSPLSLPQWDLLVDGCPYQDDRYLTTLVPVVGLSGLQFPTHYKRFVVKMFTFVDTSSLAPLQDTIYIHCSTSVCHPASGSCEQSCARKRRAVAGKRSEETVVSSGGILFTM, encoded by the exons ATGGCCAAAACTTGGTTTATGGGACAGGCTTTGGCATTTTGTGTGTGGTTTTGTGCTGTCTGTCATGCCGGTCCCCAGTTTAATCATTTTCCCCAGGAGCCTCAATCTCCAGTCTTCCAGCAAACTGAACAACAGTTTTCTGCGAAGCTTCCACTTCAGAAGCCAGCGGTGCAGTCAGAAGCTCTTGACAAGTGTGCTGTAGCTGATTATGAGCAGATCCAGTGTGGACAACCTGGTATCAGTGGTGCCGAGTGTGACGCTATAAACTGCTGCTTTAATGAACAGCGGTGTTATTATGGGATGTCAG TGACTGTCCAGTGTATGAGAGATGGTCAGTTTGTGTTGGTGGTGGCTAGAGATGTTACTCTGCCTCGTCTGAGTCTGAACACTGTCCGTCTGCTGGGTGGAAATGAAGCATCTTGTGGTCCTGTTGGTTCTACGCCTTCCTTTGCCGTATACCAGTTTCCAGTCACTGCCTGTGGCACCagcatgatg GAGGAAAATGGTTATGTGGTGTATGAGAACGGCATGACTTCCGGGTTTGACGTGGGGATTGGACCTCTTGGCTCCATCACAAGGGACAGTCAATTTGA ACTTCTCTTCCAGTGTAGATATTCTGCCACTGCTGTGGAAGCTCTGGTTGTGGAGGTCAACACCGTTCCAGCACCTCCGCCTGTAGCTGCTCCTGGACCCCTCAGGGTGGAGCTTAGACTGGCAAATGGCCAATGTGTCACTAAAGGCTGTGCTGAAG GAGATGAGGCGTACACGTCCTACTACGGCGAGGATGAGTATCCAGTCACAAAAgtcctgcgagagcctgtgTATGTTGAGGTGCGCATTTTGGAGAGGACTGACCCCAATCTTGTCCTGCTGTTGGGACACTGTTGGGCGACATCAACCCCTAGTCCTCTCAGTCTACCCCAGTGGGATCTTCTAGTTGATGG ATGTCCTTACCAGGATGACCGTTACCTGACCACACTGGTTCCTGTAGTTGGCTTGTCTGGTCTTCAGTTCCCGACCCACTACAAGCGCTTTGTTGTGAAGATGTTCACGTTTGTGGATACATCGTCACTGGCCCCTCTGCAGGACACT ATCTATATTCACTGTAGTACCTCGGTGTGCCACCCTGCTTCTGGTTCCTGTGAGCAGAGCTGTGCCAGAAAAA GGAGAGCTGTTGCGGGAAAAAGGAGTGAAGAAACTGTGGTTTCCAGTGGAGGCATTCTCTTTACCATGTAA
- the pgfa gene encoding snake venom vascular endothelial growth factor toxin HF, with amino-acid sequence MNRSVGVSQLAVFLFYILLVQVSIIRGNSHSKVMLFHEAWGRSLCSAMQRLVEVDQEYPGGVEHIYSPGCVPLLRCSGCCNDEKLACYPSRTHNITIQLLRITPAHRSREYVLLSFQEHHTCECRPRRHRWRTQPKMRGTGRGQRRRRRRRRRGGGGGGRTAH; translated from the exons ATGAACAGATCTGTCGGTGTATCACAGCTGGCTGTATTTCTGTTCTACATTCTACTTGTACAG GTTTCTATCATTCGTGGCAATTCCCACTCTAAAG TGATGCTGTTTCACGAGGCGTGGGGTCGCAGTCTGTGCAGTGCCATGCAGCGGCTGGTGGAGGTGGATCAGGAGTATCCTGGAGGTGTGGAGCACATCTACAGTCCCGGATGTGTTCCTCTGCTGCGCTGCTCGGGCTGCTGTAATGATGAGAAACTGGCGTGTTACCCCAGCAGAACACACAACATCACCATTCAG ctgtTGAGAATAACTCCGGCACACAGAAGCAGAGAATATGTGCTTCTGTCCTTTCAGGAGCATCACACCTGTGAATGCAG GCCCAGACGACACCGCTGGAGAACTCAGCC TAAAATGAGAGGAACGGGTAGGGGTCAacgcagaagaagaagaagaagaagaagaggaggaggaggaggaggccgAACAGCACACTGA
- the LOC130565639 gene encoding armadillo-like helical domain-containing protein 4 isoform X1 → MLTGAALQSLVLAAVCLSSWAVPLRNITSSEEDRRTESNTPSLEPPEVSSERSLSSFSSRVHEALGGVTAVDGEDRTLRWDSSYHTRTADGQQTKALPEESLSAAADLSPTEPSPSPDRPSETTDHIQPESTPEPEEETSLNISGGSAVRLLTSRAVEVTDVWTEALHLQTVFVCPAEAVNVEPSSQDLLTDATMSSEDLPLIFEPFEDVTPARNSALASRLSVAVAPTAVTAEDAELMVSMDTEHTSSLSGLLDWPSSWQTSQTQNKTTEHDGKTENDDLAQRMTATSSDVVPIPKTDTEDVESKEEADEDEEDDGMDSDEEESEEDLTETSMTPPSRPPYSLIPPPPVWMQGNHGLVRSWVELIREKAGYVSGMLAPVGIGLAGALLLVGALYSIRLIHRRRRENVKHQRSRPPREVRSGPDNAMLLADSSEDEF, encoded by the exons ATGTTGACCGGTGCGGCGCTCCAGAGTCTCGTGCTGGCAGCGGTGTGTCTTTCCAGCTGGGCCGTCCCGCTCAGAAACATCACTTCATCAGAAGAGGACAGAAGAACAGAATCAAACACACCTTCACTTGAGCCGCCTGAAGTCTCTTCTGAGCGTTCGCTCTCCTCCTTCAGCAGTCGTGTCCACGAGGCGTTGGGTGGCGTGACGGCTGTAGATGGTGAGGACAGAACGCTCCGCTGGGACTCTTCATATCACACACGGACAGCAGACGGACAGCAGACCAAAGCCCTTCCAGAAGAATCTCTCTCAGCGGCAGCAGATCTGTCCCCCACAGAGCCCTCTCCATCACCTGACCGACCCTCAGAGACCACAGACCACATCCAGCCGGAGAGCACACCCGAACCAGAGGAGGAAACATCTCTGAACATCAGCGGCGGATCAGCCGTCCGTCTCCTGACGTCCAGAGCCGTGGAGGTTACTGATGTCTGGACGGAAGCGCTTCATCTGCAGACAG tgtttgtgtgtccCGCAGAGGCTGTGAACGTCGAGCCGTCGTCTCAGGATCTGCTCACAGACGCCACCATGTCCTCTGAAGACCTGCCGTTGATCTTTGAGCCCTTTGAGGACGTCACACCGGCGAGAAACTCAGCGCTGGCATCCCGACTGTCTGTCGCCGTGGCGCCCACAGCTGTAACCGCGGAAGATGCTGAGCTTATGGTCTCCATGGATACAGAGCACACGTCCTCTCTCTCGGGACTGCTGGACTGGCCCTCGTCATGGCAGACGTCACAAACGCAGAACAAGACGACAGAGCATGATGGGAAGACCGAAA ATGATGACCTCGCCCAGAGGATGACTGCCACATCATCTGACGTCGTTCCGATCCCAAAGACAGACACAGAAGATGTGGAGTCTAAAG AGGAGGCAGATGAAGACGAGGAAGACGATGGGATGGATTCTGATGAAGAAGAGAGCGAAGAGGACCTAACAGAAACCAGCATGACGCCTCCCAGCCGTCCCCCCTACAGCCTCATACCTCCTCCTCCGGTCTGGATGCAGGGGAACCACGGCCTGG TACGCAGCTGGGTTGAACTCATCAGAGAGAAG GCCGGTTACGTGTCGGGCATGTTGGCACCCGTCGGCATCGGACTGGCCGGAGCTCTTCTGCTGGTGGGCGCTCTGTACAGCATCAGACTCATTCATCGCAGGAGGAGAGAAAACGTCAAACATCAGAGAAGCAGG CCTCCCAGAGAAGTGCGGAGCGGACCGGACAATGCCATGCTGCTGGCTGACAGCTCAGAGGATGAGTTCTGA
- the actr10 gene encoding actin-related protein 10, whose product MPLFEGLGSGGEKTAVVVDLGAAYTKCGFAGETGPRFILPSEIKRPGSQEAVPVVQYNINTEELYNVLKEFIHLLYFRHLLVNPRDRRVVIIESILCPSHFRETLSRVFFKHFEVPSVVFAPSHLMAIMTLGVQSALVMDCGYTETLVLPIYEGIPILSAWEALPLGGQALHKELRSLLCEQCTVDAGAGLRLPTDRSCISEDVVEDIKVRTCFVSDLNGGLKIQEAKFNMDGSAERPAPPPDVEYPLDGQKILHVKGFIRDAVAEMLFEQDNEEKSIATLLLDALVKCPIDTRKVLSENLVIVGGTAMLPGFLHRLLAEIRSLVEKPKYCDALATKSFRIHSPPAKPNCTAWLGGAIFGALQDILGSRSVSRDYYNHTGRIPDWCCLSSPPPDSVYEAGKTPPPLMKRAFSTEK is encoded by the exons ATGCCTCTGTTTGAAGGTTTAGGCAGCGGTGGAGAGAAAACAGCTGTGGTTGTTGATTTGGGAGCCGCGTACACAAA ATGTGGTTTTGCTGGGGAAACAGGGCCAAGATTCATTCTTCCCAGTGAAATCAAACGGCCTGGATCACAAGAG GCTGTGCCAGTTGTTCAATACAACATTAACACAGAGGAGTTGTATAATGTTCTGAAGGAGTTTATTCACCTGCTGTACTtcag GCATTTGCTGGTGAATCCTCGTGACCGGCGTGTGGTCATCATTGAATCCATCCTCTGCCCTTCGCACTTCAGAGAGACTCTCTCCAGAGTTTTCTTCAAACATTTTGAG GTGCCGTCGGTTGTGTTTGCTCCCAGTCATCTGATGGCCATCATGACCTTAGGTGTTCAGTCTGCTCTGGTCATGGATTGTGGCTACACAGAGACTCTGGTCTTACCT ATTTACGAAGGAATTCCCATCTTATCCGCTTGGGAAGCTCTTCCACTGGGAGGACAAGCTCTTCATAA GGAGCTGCGCAGTCTGTTGTGTGAGCAGTGTACGGTGGACGCAGGTGCAGGTCTCCGGCTGCCCACTGACAGAA GCTGTATTTCAGAGGATGTCGTGGAGGACATCAAAG tGAGGACGTGCTTTGTCAGTGATCTTAACGGAGGCTTAAAGATCCAGGAGGCCAAATTTAACATGGATGGATCAgctgag AGACCTGCACCTCCACCAGATGTGGAATATCCATTAGATGGCCAGAAGATTCTACACGTCAAGGGTTTCATCAG agaCGCTGTGGCTGAGATGTTATTTGAGCAGGATAATGAAGAGAAGTCTATTGCCACTCTTCTGCTGGATGCTTTGGTTAAG TGTCCCATTGACACGCGCAAGGTTCTGTCAGAGAATCTGGTGATAGTCGGTGGAACGGCCATGCTGCCGGGGTTCCTGCATCGACTCTTGGCTGAGATCCGCTCACTGGTGGAAAAACCCAAGTACTGCGATGCTCTGGCTACCAAGAGCTTCCGTATCCACAGCCCACCCGCCAAACCCAACTGCACCGCCTGGTTAGGAG GTGCAATATTTGGAGCGCTGCAGGACATCTTGGGCAGTCGCTCTGTGTCCAGGGACTACTACAACCACACAGGCCGTATACCAGACTGGTGCTGTCTCAGCAGCCCGCCACCGGATTCAGTGTATGAGGCGGGAAAGACGCCCCCCCCACTCATGAAGAGAGCTTTCTCCACCGAGAAATGA